Part of the Longimicrobium sp. genome, TCGGCGTGCGGGCCCTCGCCGTCCATCCGATAGACGTGGACGGTGTGGCGGGCGTTCTCGGGGTGGGGGTACTCGCGCTCGGGGCGCATCCCCATCACCCGGGTGAGCATGGCGTCGGTCGGGCCCAGGTCGGGGACGCTCAGCAGCACCGGGCCCAGGCCGCGCACCTGGTACTCGGCCGGCACCGGGCTCCGCTCCCACGGCACCGGCTCGTCGCCCGCCCCGCCGTCGTCCGTCAGCGCCAGGCGCTGCCCCTCGGGGTCCTCGAAGTCCAGCGTGAGGCGGCCGTCCCGCTCCGTGATCACGGAAGCCGCGACGCCGTGCTCGCGCAGGCGCCCGGCCCACCACTGCAGCGCGTCCCGCCCGGTAACGCGCAGGTGCGTGCGGGTGATGCTGTGCGTCCCGCGCCGCTCGCGGGGCATGTTCCAGTCGAAGAAGGTCAGGTCGTTCCCCGGCGTGCCCACCGCGTCGGAGTAGAAGAGGTGGTAGGCGCTCACGTCGTCCTGGTTGACGCTGCGCTTCACCAGCCGCATCCCCATCACCTCCGTGTAGAAGTGGTAGTTGCCGCTGATGTCGGCGGAGACGGCGGTGAGGTGGTGGATTCCCTTCAGCTCCATCGGGCTAACGCTCCCTCGGACGCGGTTGGAGACGGCGTGGAGCCCGACTTCGCCCGCGATTTTCGCACCCGAGGCGAGGCAGGGCCGGTCCGCCCCCTCGATGTCATTCCGAGGAGGAACGACGAGGGAATCTACTCCACCGTGCTGGAGGACCACCCGCCTGGCGCAGGCGTTTCAGGCGGGAGGGTTCCGGATCAGCAGGCCGGCACCCCGCGGCGTCGGTTAGATTCCTCGGTCGCCCCGGCTCTCGCCTGCGCGCGGCGGATGGGCCGGGCTCCCTCGGAATGACATCTTCTCGGATCTGAATGAATCGGTTACGACCGGGCGATGAAGCACGAAGACGCGATCGAGCTGCTGCGGCCGGCGGTGGGCGAGGCGGCCGGGACCACCTGGGCGGACCTGGGGGCCGGGACCGGCGTGTTCACGCGGGCGCTGGCGGCGCTCGTCGGCCCGGAGGGGCACGTCATCGCCGTGGACGCCGACGACCACGCCCTCTCAGCCGTGCGGGCCTGGGCCTTGAGGTCGCGCGACGGCCCCGAGGTCACCGTGATCCACGCGGACGTCACGCGCCCGCTCGCGCCGCCTCCGCTGGACGGCGTGCTGATGGCGAACACGCTGCACTTCGTGCGCGACGCGGCATCCGTCCTCTCGCTCGTTGCCACGTACCTGCGCCCGGGCGGGCGCTTCGTACTGGTCGAGTACGAGGGGCGGCGGCCTGGCCCGTGGGTGCCGTTCCCCGTCTCCGCCGGGCGGTTCCGCGAGCTGGCGGCCGGTGCCGGGCTCGCGCCGCCGGAGGTGGTCGCCACGCGCCCCTCCGCGTTCGGCGGCACCCTGTACGTCGCGTGCGCCACCCGGGCCGGCGGCGGAGCGTAGCACGTCGACGGCGGTCGATGGCGAAAATCGGCAGCCCGGCCCGGGGACGATCCCCCGGGCCGGGCTCCGTGCGTGGTGGGCGCGAGATCGTCAGTGCTGGACCGCCACGGGGGTGGCGCTGTCGGTGGTGCTGTTGTTGCCCAGCTGGGAGTAGTCGTTCCTTCCCCAGCACCACGCCTGGCCCCCGCCGTCCAGGGCGCAGGAGTGGATTCCGCCGTTGTGCACCGAGGCGAAGGTGACGCCCGCGGGGTGGCTCACCGCCGTGGGGGTGCGCTTGTTCGCGAAGGTGCCGTTGCCGAGCTGGCCGCGGGTGTTGACGCCCCAGCAGTACTCCTGGCCGGCGGAGGTGAGGGCGCAGGTGTGGGCGGTGCCCGTGGTGATCGAGGCGAAGGTGACGCCCGCGGGCTGCTTGACGGCCGTCGGGACCAGGCGCTTGGTGACGGTGCTGTCGCCGAGCTGGGCGTTGCTGTTCAGCCCCCAGCAGTACGCCTGCCCGCCCGACGTCACTCCGCACGTGTGGTTGTACTCGGTGGTGATGGAGGCGAAGGTGACGCCCGCCGGCTGCTGCACCGCCGTGGGGATCGGCTCGCCGAGCAGCGCGTTGTGCCCCATCGCGCCGTCGCCGCCGTAGCCCCAGCAGTACGCCTGCCCGCCGCTGGTGAGGGCGCAGGTGTGCTTCTGTCCCGCGTAGATGGAGGTGAAGGTGACGCCGGCGGGCTGGTGCACGGCCACCGGGCTCATGGCGAACGTCGTGGTGCTGTCGCCGATCTGCCCGTAGAAGTTGTAGCCCCAGCAGTACGCCTGGCCGGAGCCGTTCAGCCCGCAGGTGTGCTGGCCGCCCCCCG contains:
- a CDS encoding class I SAM-dependent methyltransferase, whose product is MKHEDAIELLRPAVGEAAGTTWADLGAGTGVFTRALAALVGPEGHVIAVDADDHALSAVRAWALRSRDGPEVTVIHADVTRPLAPPPLDGVLMANTLHFVRDAASVLSLVATYLRPGGRFVLVEYEGRRPGPWVPFPVSAGRFRELAAGAGLAPPEVVATRPSAFGGTLYVACATRAGGGA
- a CDS encoding ring-cleaving dioxygenase, with the translated sequence MELKGIHHLTAVSADISGNYHFYTEVMGMRLVKRSVNQDDVSAYHLFYSDAVGTPGNDLTFFDWNMPRERRGTHSITRTHLRVTGRDALQWWAGRLREHGVAASVITERDGRLTLDFEDPEGQRLALTDDGGAGDEPVPWERSPVPAEYQVRGLGPVLLSVPDLGPTDAMLTRVMGMRPEREYPHPENARHTVHVYRMDGEGPHAELHVAVQPDLAPARLGAGGVHHVAFRTPTEDEYHAWTARLNSLRIPNSGEIDRYYFRSLYFREPNGILFEIATDGPGFAVDEDPATLGEEVVLPPFLEPHRAAIVANLKPIA